One part of the Torulaspora delbrueckii CBS 1146 chromosome 8, complete genome genome encodes these proteins:
- the SPT10 gene encoding Spt10p (similar to Saccharomyces cerevisiae SPT10 (YJL127C); ancestral locus Anc_1.227) — protein sequence MFSQNGSALGAEERFQDQLLTPLHPHTILLKDGETVATMYPIPANADLLPMGLLAFLLDEFNMEIEKGDSFPYYETLSLEQFKDAWFHPDGHIAIMVLGEIPELDYSMENDLTDLENNYGTDIETMRHTSQYKKRKERRNLSLNIQWEKQCLGIFSLQPAYPGRSSHVVTGTFLVNAGIRGKRIGRTLVETFIEWSKRLGFTSCYFPLVYGTNVGIRRILEGLNFKRIGKLPEAGILKGFDVPVDSFIYGKEFTHITRSIDLLRDPQKTNDIAKYERLKFYLETGKYPANCDRNEKARLRVSSRTHSLLNGKLMTRGREIVFEPDKQRQIALDMHAVEHQGINKITTRIVERYHWKGVKNTVSEVIAQCQKCKLRHQDGVGVIVKPNKSVKQAHMFATSASPLDEDLDHSAQLSRMAAVVVGSLQADADNEDSKDDDRGSTPPDGHDTADPSTVTPQIDTIDFDKSPENLMQPILNGDQSMNAFNRFMEEENHRKRRKVTNSSPVEFDKNNQSLMEDAMLGLPENVIAAVQLAHKQQSEPQESSQDHQQGDSEDEDQEDSNVFY from the coding sequence atgtttTCACAGAATGGGTCTGCTTTGGGAGCAGAAGAGCGCTTTCAGGATCAGCTTTTAACACCGTTGCATCCGCATACGATTCTGCTTAAAGATGGCGAGACTGTAGCTACAATGTACCCTATACCAGCGAATGCAGATCTACTACCGATGGGACTGTTGGCATTTTTATTAGACGAGTTTAATATGGAGATTGAGAAAGGCGATAGCTTCCCATACTACGAAACGCTGTCTCTGGAACAGTTTAAAGATGCCTGGTTTCATCCAGACGGTCATATTGCCATCATGGTGCTGGGGGAAATACCAGAGCTTGACTATAGTATGGAGAATGATCTTACGGACCTAGAGAATAATTATGGTACAGATATAGAGACGATGAGACACACGTCACAGTATAAGAAAAGGAAGGAACGCCGAAACCTGAGTTTAAACATTCAGTGGGAGAAACAGTGCCTGGGAATATTCTCGTTACAACCTGCGTATCCAGGTCGGTCTTCCCATGTAGTGACGGGCACTTTTCTGGTCAACGCAGGTATTCGAGGCAAGAGGATTGGACGTACGTTAGTGGAGACATTTATTGAATGGTCGAAGAGGCTTGGATTCACTTCTTGCTATTTTCCACTAGTATACGGAACGAACGTGGGGATTCGACGAATCCTTGAAGGTTTAAATTTTAAAAGAATTGGTAAATTACCTGAAGCAGGGATACTGAAGGGATTTGATGTACCTGTAGATTCTTTCATTTACGGCAAGGAGTTTACACACATCACTAGAAGTATAGATCTGTTACGAGATCCACAAAAGACGAATGATATTGCGAAGTATGAGCGACTGAAATTTTACTTGGAGACAGGCAAGTATCCTGCAAACTGTGACCGTAACGAAAAAGCTCGACTGCGAGTGAGCTCCAGGACCCATTCGTTACTCAATGGAAAACTGATGACCAGGGGACGAGAGATTGTGTTTGAGCCAGATAAACAGCGACAAATTGCACTCGATATGCACGCCGTAGAGCATCAGGGTATCAACAAGATCACTACACGGATTGTTGAGAGGTATCATTGGAAAGGAGTCAAGAATACAGTGTCAGAAGTGATTGCACAGTGTCAAAAATGCAAATTAAGACACCAGGATGGTGTTGGGGTGATTGTGAAGCCGAACAAGTCCGTTAAACAAGCTCATATGTTTGCAACAAGCGCCAGTCCACTGGATGAAGACCTCGATCACTCGGCACAACTATCCAGAATGGCTGCTGTTGTAGTGGGGTCACTTCAGGCAGACGCAGATAACGAGGATTCTAAGGACGACGACAGAGGCTCTACACCACCGGATGGCCACGACACTGCTGACCCATCTACTGTCACTCCTCAGATCGACACCATAGATTTCGATAAATCACCCGAAAACCTAATGCAGCCTATCCTGAACGGAGACCAATCGATGAACGCCTTCAACCGATtcatggaagaagagaatcaCCGCAAGAGGCGCAAGGTTACAAATAGCTCGCCAGTGGAGTTCGATAAGAACAATCAGAGTCTCATGGAAGATGCAATGCTCGGTCTACCAGAAAACGTCATCGCCGCAGTCCAGTTGGCCCATAAGCAACAAAGTGAACCTCAAGAATCTTCACAAGACCATCAACAAGGTGACAGCGAAGAcgaagatcaagaagattctAACGTTTTCTATTAA
- the PBS2 gene encoding mitogen-activated protein kinase kinase PBS2 (similar to Saccharomyces cerevisiae PBS2 (YJL128C); ancestral locus Anc_1.225), with product MNEQFSKLSLGQEGRKADGSSAGTPGQVSSSSSSHYGNINANLHARVKAFQEQRALKRTGSVGSNKSETDSSGKVKNAQEMQQIVNKPLPPLPAADQAEAQAVLEQRSERKEGSLDNKAQFNPSRRAPRRPPTARPVAQGISSQPAQSLSARRGLKLPMGGMSLKLPGKTEKPTHSTQEFASTPSNSNHIIASTTTVSGGVGGNRSNPGSLVNGIQSTSTSSSNEEQRDTEGTAPRNTNSNSGGLFANFSKYVDIKSGSLNFAGKLSLSSEGIDFGNGNSSRITLDELEFIEELGHGNYGNVSKVLHKPNNVIMAMKEVRLELDEAKFRQILMELEVLHKCQSPYIVDFYGVFFIEGAVYMCMEFMDGGSLDKIYDASPEMGGIDEPQLAYITHAVIEGLKELKDVHNIIHRDVKPTNILCSAKHGTVKLCDFGVSGNLVASLAKTNIGCQSYMAPERIRSLNPDRVTYTVQSDIWSLGLSILEMALGRYPYPPETFDNIFSQLSAIVDGPPPKLPREKFSSDAQDFVSVCLQKIPERRPTYAALLEHQWLKKYKDVDVEMSNYITTRLHKRKELLAERGEKELPKHLPALHMGGL from the coding sequence ATGAACGAGCAGTTTTCTAAATTATCACTTGGTCAGGAAGGTAGAAAGGCGGATGGTTCGAGTGCAGGGACTCCAGGACAGGTTTCGTCAAGTTCTTCCTCGCATTATGGTAATATAAATGCTAATTTGCATGCCAGGGTGAAGGCTTTCCAGGAGCAGAGGGCCCTTAAAAGAACTGGGAGTGTTGGGAGTAATAAGAGTGAGACTGATAGTAGTGGAAAAGTGAAGAATGCTCAGGAAATGCAACAGATTGTCAATAAACCGTTGCCCCCTCTGCCTGCAGCGGATCAAGCTGAGGCTCAAGCAGTGCTGGAACAGCGTTCAGAACGAAAGGAAGGCTCTTTGGATAATAAGGCACAGTTTAACCCCAGTAGGAGGGCTCCAAGACGACCTCCAACGGCCAGACCTGTTGCTCAGGGGATAAGTAGTCAACCGGCACAGAGTCTGAGTGCACGTCGAGGTTTGAAATTGCCTATGGGGGGTATGTCGCTGAAATTGCCCGGGAAGACTGAGAAACCGACGCATTCGACTCAGGAATTTGCATCTACACCTTCTAATAGTAACCATATAATTGCTTCAACTACGACTGTGAGTGGCGGGGTAGGTGGTAATAGGTCAAATCCGGGGTCTTTAGTCAATGGGATCCAATCGACGTCGACTTCGTCTAGTAACGAGGAGCAACGTGATACGGAGGGTACTGCGCCAAGAAATACCAACAGTAATTCCGGTGGTTTGTTtgccaatttctccaagtacGTTGATATTAAGTCAGGCTCTCTGAATTTCGCTGGTAAATTATCGTTGTCCTCGGAAGGTATCGATTTTGGGAATGGTAATAGTTCAAGGATTACACTCGATGAATTGGAGTTTATCGAAGAATTGGGCCACGGTAATTACGGTAATGTGTCCAAAGTACTACACAAACCCAATAACGTGATAATGGCAATGAAGGAGGTCAGATTGGAATTGGATGAGGCAAAGTTTAGACAGATTTTGATGGAATTAGAAGTTCTACACAAATGTCAATCGCCGTATATCGTTGATTTTTATGGAGTCTTTTTCATCGAAGGTGCTGTCTACATGTGCATGGAATTCATGGATGGAGGTTCGCTCGATAAGATCTACGATGCATCACCGGAAATGGGTGGCATAGATGAACCACAATTAGCATATATTACGCACGCAGTGATTGAAGGtctgaaagagttgaaggaCGTCCATAATATTATTCACAGAGATGTTAAACCAACAAATATTTTATGTTCAGCAAAGCACGGAACTGTCAAATTATGTGATTTTGGTGTCTCAGGTAACTTAGTTGCTTCTCTCGCCAAAACAAACATAGGTTGCCAGTCTTACATGGCTCCAGAACGTATCAGATCCCTAAATCCCGATAGAGTCACCTACACAGTTCAGTCGGATATATGGTCTCTTGGCCTAAGTATTTTAGAGATGGCCCTTGGGAGGTATCCATATCCTCCAGAGACTTTCGATAACATTTTCTCGCAATTAAGTGCCATCGTTGATGGCCCACCACCAAAACTACCTCGTGAGAAGTTCAGTTCAGATGCACAAGATTTCGTCTCTGTGTGTTTACAAAAGATCCCGGAGAGAAGACCCACTTATGCTGCTCTCTTGGAACATCAATGGCTGAAGAAGTACAAGGACGTTGACGTCGAGATGAGCAATTATATCACAACAAGGCTACACAAACGGAAAGAACTGCTTGCTGAAAGAGGTGAGAAAGAACTTCCAAAACACCTTCCTGCATTGCATATGGGCGGCTTGTAA
- the MCO6 gene encoding Mco6p (similar to Saccharomyces cerevisiae YJL127C-B; ancestral locus Anc_1.226) has product MIFFFKQIRDIFAKSHSTLQQIQLSRRAFFQLLGYLASCALLSLLSQSKHLP; this is encoded by the coding sequence atgatcttctttttcaAGCAGATACGAGATATATTTGCCAAATCCCACAGCACATTACAACAGATCCAGCTTTCACGCAGGGccttctttcaacttctaGGATATCTCGCAAGTTGCGCCCTGCTCTCGCTTCTTTCACAATCCAAGCACCTGCCCTGA